Proteins encoded within one genomic window of Dethiobacter alkaliphilus AHT 1:
- a CDS encoding pyridoxamine 5'-phosphate oxidase family protein, which yields MMRLPKKVLSLLHNEKFCSLATCFQNKPHLSLMNFTFLPEEQVIILSSREDTTKINYIQKNPEVSLLVYSFKDKEPFSCTIYGTAEMAGPEQSRIYRKIHLMNHPDMSAFIEGDNIAIIIIGIQGISLSDINDNVRTWS from the coding sequence ATGATGAGGCTGCCCAAGAAAGTTTTATCGCTCTTACACAATGAGAAGTTCTGTTCCCTGGCCACTTGTTTTCAGAACAAGCCACATCTTTCCCTAATGAACTTCACCTTTCTGCCAGAGGAACAAGTGATTATTTTAAGCAGCAGGGAAGACACAACAAAAATTAATTATATACAAAAAAACCCTGAGGTCTCGCTTTTGGTGTACAGTTTTAAAGATAAGGAACCTTTTAGTTGTACCATCTATGGCACCGCTGAAATGGCAGGACCGGAACAAAGCAGGATATACCGCAAAATACATCTCATGAATCACCCGGACATGTCTGCATTTATAGAAGGCGACAACATTGCAATTATTATAATTGGCATTCAGGGAATTTCCCTCTCAGATATTAATGATAACGTGCGTACCTGGAGTTAA
- a CDS encoding rubrerythrin family protein, whose amino-acid sequence MKTLENLMNAFAGESQANRKYLAFAIKAEKEGYNNIGRIFRAIAEAETIHALKHLEVAGKVGSTLENLEEAVQGEHYEYSTMYPEFIETAKEENQQKALKSFEYANEAEKVHGKTFSNLKAEVSEGKDIAEQEVSLCPICGWVGMGTPPERCPICNTPAKMFKEF is encoded by the coding sequence ATGAAAACTTTAGAAAACCTGATGAATGCCTTTGCCGGAGAATCCCAGGCTAACCGGAAGTATTTAGCTTTTGCCATTAAAGCGGAGAAAGAGGGCTACAACAATATTGGCAGGATTTTCAGAGCAATTGCAGAGGCAGAAACCATCCATGCTCTTAAGCATCTGGAAGTGGCAGGTAAGGTAGGCAGCACTCTGGAGAACCTGGAAGAGGCAGTGCAGGGAGAGCACTACGAGTATAGCACAATGTACCCGGAATTTATTGAGACTGCCAAAGAAGAAAACCAGCAGAAGGCACTGAAATCTTTTGAATATGCAAACGAGGCGGAAAAGGTGCATGGGAAAACATTCAGCAACTTAAAAGCTGAAGTTTCCGAAGGCAAGGATATCGCTGAGCAGGAAGTTTCTCTTTGCCCCATATGCGGTTGGGTTGGTATGGGGACTCCCCCTGAGCGCTGCCCCATCTGTAACACACCTGCAAAAATGTTTAAAGAATTTTAA
- a CDS encoding ABC transporter permease: MNNTRWSNIKRVARWEFIKALKSPTFLVLTFVVPLLMVAVGGISYLTQTIGSDQTVTVALVDETEDFYTFWQDQQHQSNLNLTLYPTSEQHLLEDLVLEGEYEGYMIFSEETLSTGHLPFYAEDIRSVNHDVIYRELESVISLHRMQRMGLAPEQIAAVGTPLRIDVRELSGEEINIAGLILPIISGVALIIATVFSGQVLMYGVIKEKQNRIVEILLSSISSFELMVGKILGFGLLSLTQMAIWATVGIIVAGSFFDVDILQFEAHQFVLPLLFFIFGYFMLASLFAAVGATMKEAEGSSQIHGLVIMIPMLPMFISGQLFMSPNALWVRILSHIPPFIPATVLLRMGATNLPVWEVASTLVALTISTIVITIFGARVFKGGIMQYDRAVNLRDLKAILAKDK; encoded by the coding sequence TTGAATAATACCAGATGGTCTAATATAAAAAGAGTTGCGCGCTGGGAGTTTATTAAAGCGCTGAAAAGCCCTACTTTCTTAGTGCTGACATTTGTTGTTCCTCTGCTGATGGTTGCCGTAGGTGGGATTAGTTACCTTACCCAAACAATTGGCAGTGATCAGACGGTAACCGTTGCGCTGGTTGACGAAACGGAGGACTTTTATACTTTTTGGCAAGATCAGCAGCACCAAAGCAATCTTAACCTGACACTATATCCAACCAGTGAACAACACCTGCTGGAAGACTTGGTTCTGGAGGGTGAGTATGAAGGCTATATGATATTTTCCGAAGAAACCCTCAGTACTGGACATCTTCCTTTTTATGCTGAAGATATTCGCTCCGTAAATCATGACGTGATTTACAGGGAGCTTGAGTCTGTTATATCGCTTCACAGAATGCAGAGAATGGGCCTGGCGCCGGAACAGATTGCCGCGGTAGGCACACCGCTAAGGATTGATGTCCGGGAGCTTTCCGGCGAAGAAATTAATATTGCCGGCTTAATTTTACCCATTATCTCCGGCGTGGCGTTGATTATTGCCACAGTTTTCTCAGGGCAGGTCTTAATGTACGGTGTTATTAAGGAAAAGCAGAACAGAATTGTGGAGATCCTGTTATCATCCATATCTTCATTTGAACTGATGGTAGGTAAAATATTGGGCTTTGGTTTGTTAAGTCTGACCCAGATGGCTATCTGGGCCACAGTTGGCATAATTGTTGCCGGTAGTTTCTTTGATGTGGATATTTTGCAGTTTGAAGCGCACCAATTTGTCTTGCCCCTGCTCTTCTTCATCTTTGGTTATTTCATGCTGGCATCGCTTTTTGCCGCAGTGGGAGCAACCATGAAGGAGGCGGAAGGGAGCAGCCAAATTCATGGCCTGGTGATTATGATTCCCATGCTACCCATGTTTATCTCCGGTCAGCTTTTTATGTCACCAAATGCTTTGTGGGTTAGAATCCTCAGCCATATACCTCCGTTTATTCCGGCTACGGTATTGCTTCGCATGGGTGCTACCAATCTTCCCGTCTGGGAGGTGGCATCAACCCTTGTTGCTTTAACAATTTCCACAATAGTTATCACAATTTTCGGTGCCCGCGTGTTCAAGGGGGGAATTATGCAGTATGACCGGGCTGTAAACTTAAGGGACCTAAAGGCCATTTTGGCAAAAGATAAATAA
- the murB gene encoding UDP-N-acetylmuramate dehydrogenase, whose amino-acid sequence MDFINKVKEFIELNLVDTMYFPDEDMKKHTTFKTGGTADLLVEPQSIDELHKLMKFVLNEEVPYIIIGRGSNLLVSDQGVRELVIRIDKNLSKYETKNETLEVEAGAAIIDVAHFAQRNSLSGLEFASGIPGTVGGAVFMNAGAYGGEVKDVLEEVLVLTTDGHLVVKSVDELGLGYRTSVMQRNGDIVLKAKFKLQKGNQEVIQNEINELKRKREESQPLELPSAGSTFKRPTGYFAGKLIQDAGLKGYRIGGAQVSLKHAGFVVNSGNASSSDIYNLIRHIQAEVKKQFGVTLETEVKLIGEFNH is encoded by the coding sequence ATGGATTTTATAAACAAAGTAAAAGAATTTATAGAGCTAAATTTAGTTGACACCATGTACTTTCCCGATGAAGATATGAAAAAGCATACCACCTTTAAAACAGGCGGAACAGCGGATCTGCTGGTGGAACCACAAAGTATAGATGAGCTGCACAAACTAATGAAGTTTGTCCTGAATGAAGAAGTGCCCTATATCATTATTGGTCGCGGCAGTAATTTACTGGTCAGTGATCAGGGTGTGAGGGAACTGGTTATAAGAATTGACAAAAACCTTAGCAAGTATGAGACAAAAAACGAAACACTTGAGGTTGAAGCGGGAGCGGCAATAATAGATGTGGCACACTTTGCCCAGCGAAATTCTTTATCAGGTTTGGAATTTGCCAGTGGAATCCCCGGCACAGTGGGCGGGGCAGTTTTTATGAATGCCGGCGCATACGGCGGAGAGGTTAAGGATGTGCTGGAAGAAGTACTGGTTTTAACTACGGATGGCCATTTGGTAGTTAAAAGTGTAGATGAGCTGGGACTGGGTTACAGGACCAGTGTTATGCAAAGGAACGGAGATATTGTTTTAAAAGCGAAATTTAAGCTGCAAAAAGGAAATCAAGAAGTTATACAAAATGAGATTAACGAGCTGAAGCGTAAAAGGGAGGAGAGCCAACCTCTGGAACTGCCCAGCGCAGGGAGCACATTTAAAAGGCCAACGGGCTATTTTGCCGGGAAGTTAATTCAGGATGCAGGTTTGAAGGGATATCGGATTGGCGGAGCGCAGGTTTCTTTGAAACACGCAGGTTTTGTTGTTAACAGTGGCAACGCTTCCAGCAGTGATATCTATAACCTGATAAGGCATATCCAAGCTGAGGTCAAGAAGCAGTTTGGTGTCACATTGGAAACAGAGGTAAAATTGATTGGAGAATTTAATCATTGA
- a CDS encoding helix-turn-helix domain-containing protein, whose product MQSKVNFLLHPIRMRIMQSLLGGKEHTAQEISQKVSDVPQATLYRHLNKLVEAEILEVVKENRVRGTVEKVYALSDQLQSVTAEEIKKASRQDHLNFFFSFLTNLLGDYEKYLQQENIDLEKDGVSYRQASLYLSNEELTELLTEMRKVVAKALDNDPTPERKLRTISTIVLPQSTDK is encoded by the coding sequence ATGCAGTCTAAGGTGAATTTTCTACTGCACCCCATTCGCATGAGAATAATGCAAAGCCTGCTGGGAGGGAAAGAACATACGGCCCAGGAAATCTCACAAAAGGTCAGTGACGTTCCTCAGGCCACCCTCTACAGACACTTAAACAAATTGGTGGAAGCGGAAATTCTGGAAGTAGTTAAAGAAAACAGGGTCAGAGGTACTGTGGAAAAGGTTTACGCTTTGTCTGATCAACTGCAGAGTGTCACAGCTGAGGAAATAAAAAAGGCTTCCCGCCAGGACCATCTAAACTTCTTTTTTAGCTTCCTCACTAACTTATTGGGAGACTATGAAAAGTACCTGCAGCAAGAAAACATTGACCTGGAAAAGGACGGAGTAAGCTACAGGCAGGCCAGCCTATACTTAAGTAATGAAGAATTAACAGAATTACTGACGGAGATGCGAAAAGTTGTGGCAAAAGCACTGGATAATGATCCTACTCCTGAAAGAAAGTTAAGGACCATTTCCACCATAGTTTTACCCCAGAGTACAGATAAGTAG
- a CDS encoding alpha/beta hydrolase, producing the protein MKKFQEEKVTVEGKYPLAGTLAIPEGPGPFPAVLLVAGSGTGDRDGNVKAGKFFPNMYKDLAELISGLGFITLRVDKRGAGESGGNFLETGMMDLVDDIESNIAFLEKHPQVSKIVLLGHSEGCTLITAANARRPVDGLIFLSGAAEPTNDALKRQRKLAAEELLNMKGFKGKLVRLLKAEQKIEKQAQKFNDKIMNSSETVVRFQLQKMNAKWFREHFTYNVFEDLKKVTCPSLAITGSKDIQVTPEKVYDLPNYVQGPTESYVIENMDHILKEVSVAASVLNVIKDYKKNENKPLHPELQRIISQWLQQYI; encoded by the coding sequence ATGAAAAAATTTCAGGAAGAAAAGGTAACTGTTGAGGGTAAATATCCGCTGGCCGGAACACTTGCAATCCCCGAAGGCCCGGGGCCCTTCCCCGCAGTGCTATTGGTTGCAGGTTCCGGAACTGGAGATCGGGATGGAAACGTTAAGGCAGGTAAATTTTTCCCCAACATGTATAAAGACTTGGCGGAGCTAATCAGCGGCTTAGGCTTTATAACCCTTCGCGTTGACAAACGGGGGGCTGGAGAAAGCGGCGGAAACTTTTTAGAGACAGGGATGATGGACTTAGTAGATGACATTGAAAGTAACATTGCGTTTCTGGAGAAACACCCCCAAGTTAGCAAAATAGTTTTACTGGGACATAGCGAAGGATGCACCCTCATTACAGCCGCCAATGCCCGACGCCCTGTGGACGGTCTGATCTTTTTGTCCGGAGCAGCGGAGCCTACAAACGACGCACTGAAAAGACAAAGGAAACTGGCAGCAGAAGAACTCTTAAATATGAAAGGCTTCAAGGGGAAGCTGGTCCGTCTTTTAAAGGCAGAGCAAAAGATAGAAAAACAGGCCCAAAAGTTTAATGATAAAATAATGAACTCCAGTGAAACGGTGGTGAGGTTTCAGCTGCAAAAGATGAATGCTAAATGGTTCAGGGAGCATTTCACCTATAATGTCTTTGAAGATCTAAAAAAAGTGACCTGCCCTTCTTTAGCTATTACCGGATCAAAAGATATCCAGGTTACTCCGGAAAAAGTATATGATTTGCCAAACTATGTCCAAGGTCCCACAGAAAGTTATGTTATTGAAAATATGGATCATATTCTTAAAGAGGTTTCGGTGGCGGCATCTGTTCTTAATGTCATCAAAGATTATAAAAAGAACGAGAACAAGCCACTGCACCCGGAACTTCAAAGAATAATCTCCCAGTGGTTACAGCAATATATTTAA
- the leuD gene encoding 3-isopropylmalate dehydratase small subunit encodes MKTFSGKVLFLDRSDINTDEIIPAKYLTEITKEALKPYLLEDLTLPGFNNTEDINDKAVIVTRANFGCGSSREHAPWALEVNGINVVIAESFARIFRQNMYNCGMLAIELPEDKIDYLFENYSGKDTSITIDIENDKIIVTSADKSEEIPFKVGEFAKTLVKEGGWVGYADKNY; translated from the coding sequence ATGAAAACATTCAGCGGAAAAGTTTTGTTTTTAGACCGAAGTGATATCAATACCGATGAAATTATCCCGGCCAAGTACCTCACCGAAATCACCAAAGAGGCTCTGAAGCCTTATTTGCTGGAGGATTTGACCCTTCCCGGTTTTAACAACACAGAAGATATCAACGATAAAGCAGTGATTGTCACCAGAGCCAACTTTGGTTGCGGCTCTTCCAGAGAACATGCTCCGTGGGCCCTGGAAGTAAACGGCATTAATGTGGTTATCGCAGAAAGTTTCGCACGAATCTTCAGGCAGAATATGTATAATTGCGGAATGCTGGCCATTGAGCTGCCAGAGGATAAGATTGATTATCTTTTTGAGAATTACTCAGGTAAAGATACTTCAATAACCATCGACATCGAAAACGATAAGATCATTGTAACTTCAGCAGACAAATCAGAAGAAATTCCTTTCAAAGTCGGCGAATTTGCCAAGACCCTTGTCAAAGAAGGCGGTTGGGTAGGGTACGCTGATAAAAACTATTAA
- a CDS encoding ABC transporter ATP-binding protein: MQQEALVINNLSKSYGNFKAVNNISFTVNKGEIMGLLGPNGAGKSTAIRIIMGILSASSGEVKFLFNGDSSVLDKSKIGYLPEERGLYDDVKVLDNLLYLASLKGVPQNEAKEEAMNWLERLNLANYANSKLEKLSKGMQQKVQFIGAILHKPALVVLDEPFSGLDPVNQDVFKEIILELGRQGTTVLLSAHQMNVVEELCDRIFMINKGKQVLFGSLKEIKQGFKEYMVKITYQGDGDVSFLQHKSGVSRLHQGRHSVTFSYEADLGISELLQEITEKVAVEEIRAEKPPLHDIFIQTVQQRGEEIE; encoded by the coding sequence ATGCAGCAAGAAGCCTTGGTTATAAACAACTTAAGTAAAAGTTACGGAAATTTTAAGGCCGTAAATAATATATCTTTCACCGTAAATAAAGGGGAAATAATGGGATTGCTTGGTCCAAATGGGGCGGGAAAAAGCACTGCCATCCGCATCATAATGGGCATTCTGTCCGCAAGCAGCGGTGAAGTGAAGTTTTTGTTCAACGGGGATTCCTCCGTACTGGATAAGAGTAAGATAGGTTATTTGCCTGAAGAGAGAGGCCTGTACGATGATGTTAAAGTTTTGGATAACCTTCTTTATCTGGCCTCTCTAAAGGGTGTGCCCCAAAATGAAGCTAAGGAAGAAGCCATGAACTGGTTGGAGAGGCTGAATCTTGCTAATTATGCCAACAGTAAGCTGGAAAAACTGTCCAAGGGAATGCAGCAGAAGGTCCAGTTTATTGGGGCGATACTGCATAAACCGGCCTTGGTTGTATTGGATGAGCCTTTCTCAGGACTGGATCCTGTAAACCAGGATGTTTTTAAGGAAATCATCCTGGAGTTGGGGCGGCAGGGCACCACAGTTTTACTCTCTGCTCATCAAATGAATGTGGTTGAAGAGTTGTGTGACAGAATCTTTATGATTAATAAAGGTAAGCAGGTTCTCTTTGGCAGTTTAAAAGAGATTAAGCAAGGCTTTAAAGAGTATATGGTAAAGATTACTTATCAAGGCGATGGCGATGTTTCTTTCTTGCAGCATAAATCCGGAGTTAGCAGGTTACATCAAGGGCGGCACAGTGTAACGTTTAGTTACGAGGCGGATTTGGGAATAAGTGAGTTGCTGCAGGAGATTACTGAAAAGGTAGCGGTGGAGGAGATCCGCGCCGAAAAGCCGCCACTGCATGATATATTTATCCAGACTGTTCAGCAGAGGGGCGAAGAAATTGAATAA
- a CDS encoding flagellar brake protein, whose translation MLNTILKPNSPCFIVDKMDKHLCFIGGVKEPVFTIYQHVNAQYKNLGLKNGDLITVEVPTNDCVYTLRCVLDSDYRYHVHRYNLIYSETEVNKIQRRKFFRVPCSIECGFALLSDNAATVEEPIMYSAMMVDISGGGAQIEYEHDIPLNIDVILRFALPLPFEEGNYNFTVFGKIKRHNKQNNKHYIGVEFISLNEYESNIIMGFAFYKKLQQNR comes from the coding sequence GTGCTGAACACAATTTTAAAGCCGAATAGTCCCTGTTTTATCGTTGATAAGATGGACAAGCACCTTTGTTTTATTGGGGGAGTTAAGGAGCCGGTCTTTACAATTTATCAACATGTAAATGCGCAATATAAGAATCTTGGTCTTAAAAACGGAGACCTTATAACGGTGGAAGTCCCTACCAATGATTGTGTCTATACTTTAAGGTGCGTTTTAGATTCTGATTACCGTTACCATGTACATCGATACAACCTAATTTACTCAGAAACGGAAGTTAATAAGATACAACGAAGAAAGTTCTTTCGCGTTCCCTGTAGCATTGAGTGTGGCTTTGCCCTGCTTTCTGACAATGCAGCTACAGTTGAAGAACCCATTATGTATTCTGCCATGATGGTGGATATCAGTGGTGGCGGTGCACAAATTGAATATGAGCATGACATTCCATTAAACATTGATGTGATTCTCAGGTTTGCTCTGCCCTTACCTTTCGAGGAGGGAAACTATAATTTCACAGTGTTCGGGAAAATTAAGAGACACAATAAGCAGAATAATAAGCATTATATAGGTGTAGAATTTATCAGTCTAAATGAGTATGAAAGCAATATTATCATGGGCTTTGCTTTTTATAAAAAGCTGCAACAAAATAGGTGA
- a CDS encoding ion channel has protein sequence MRRRSVILYNIVILFFLYFLIACLFSVVYIMLEILQWGYVIDHYSTSFHQAQPLDLITRSLYFSVITMLAVGYGDVTPFGLSKGVAMIQAFVGYILPYAMILNYLIFNPGNIKASKRKYRRENRPFK, from the coding sequence ATGAGACGGAGATCTGTTATCTTATATAACATTGTGATTTTATTTTTCCTGTACTTTTTAATTGCCTGTCTTTTCTCCGTTGTTTATATCATGCTGGAAATCCTGCAATGGGGATATGTGATTGATCATTATTCCACTTCTTTTCACCAGGCACAGCCCCTGGATCTCATCACCCGCTCCTTATATTTCAGCGTTATTACTATGTTGGCCGTTGGGTACGGGGATGTGACGCCCTTTGGGCTTTCAAAAGGTGTGGCAATGATTCAGGCGTTTGTTGGTTATATTCTGCCATACGCCATGATTTTAAATTATCTCATCTTTAATCCTGGCAACATCAAGGCTTCTAAAAGAAAGTATCGCCGGGAAAACCGTCCTTTTAAGTGA
- a CDS encoding 3-isopropylmalate dehydratase large subunit, which produces MGRTIAEKIFDAHRVDMPFSDTHVLKLDRVFCHEITTPIAITDLMARGMDRVFDPTKIKAVIDHVTPAKDSKTAEQGKILRDWAKRHGIKDFFDIGRNGVCHALFPEKGFVRPGYTVIMGDSHTCTHGAFGAFAAGVGTTDLEVGILKGVCAFHAPKTIKFVLNGALKPGVYAKDLILFIIKELTVNGATNKVIEFSGPVVDEMSMESRMTLCNMAIEAGGTCGVCYPDMTTVEYLWEFIKDEFNSKEEALKEYSKWMSDDDATYEKVYEYDVSELEPMVTFGFKPDQVKPVREMAGTKIDQIYIGSCTNGRIEDLRIAASILKDKKISDDVRGIVSPATPAVYSMALKEGIIEIFQDSGFCVTNPTCGACLGMSNGVLAEGESCAATTNRNFNGRMGKGGTVHLMSPATAAASAIEGKITNSPLYKG; this is translated from the coding sequence ATGGGTAGAACAATAGCTGAAAAGATATTTGATGCACACAGGGTGGATATGCCGTTTTCTGATACACATGTTCTGAAGCTGGACAGGGTGTTCTGTCATGAAATCACCACACCTATTGCCATTACCGACCTGATGGCAAGGGGTATGGACAGAGTTTTTGATCCCACAAAAATTAAAGCTGTTATAGACCATGTAACCCCTGCAAAAGATTCTAAAACAGCCGAACAGGGAAAGATCCTGCGTGATTGGGCTAAAAGGCATGGTATCAAAGACTTTTTTGATATCGGAAGAAATGGGGTCTGCCATGCGCTGTTTCCTGAGAAAGGATTTGTAAGGCCCGGATACACAGTAATCATGGGGGACTCCCACACCTGTACACACGGGGCTTTTGGCGCTTTTGCCGCCGGGGTCGGCACCACCGACCTTGAGGTGGGTATCCTAAAGGGCGTGTGTGCCTTCCATGCTCCCAAAACAATAAAATTTGTGTTAAACGGCGCTTTAAAACCAGGCGTATATGCCAAAGATTTGATCCTCTTTATTATTAAAGAACTGACTGTAAACGGTGCCACCAATAAAGTTATCGAGTTTAGTGGCCCGGTTGTTGATGAAATGTCAATGGAATCACGCATGACGCTGTGCAACATGGCCATTGAAGCCGGTGGTACATGCGGAGTTTGCTATCCTGATATGACAACCGTTGAGTACCTTTGGGAATTTATCAAAGATGAGTTTAACTCAAAGGAAGAGGCTCTAAAGGAATACTCAAAATGGATGTCCGATGATGATGCCACGTACGAAAAGGTATATGAATATGATGTTTCCGAATTAGAACCCATGGTAACCTTCGGGTTTAAGCCGGATCAGGTAAAGCCGGTTAGAGAAATGGCCGGAACAAAGATTGACCAGATTTATATCGGCAGCTGCACCAACGGCCGGATAGAGGATCTGAGAATTGCCGCCAGCATCCTCAAAGATAAAAAAATAAGCGATGACGTGCGTGGAATTGTAAGCCCTGCAACTCCGGCAGTTTATTCCATGGCTTTAAAAGAAGGCATCATCGAGATTTTCCAGGATTCCGGCTTTTGTGTTACAAACCCCACATGCGGAGCCTGTCTTGGTATGAGTAACGGTGTACTGGCCGAGGGTGAATCCTGCGCTGCCACCACAAACCGGAACTTTAACGGCAGGATGGGTAAAGGCGGAACAGTTCATCTGATGAGCCCTGCAACTGCTGCAGCTTCTGCCATTGAAGGAAAAATTACAAATTCACCACTATATAAAGGTTAA
- a CDS encoding ABC transporter permease — translation MNNFIGTKTLVQLALRRDRVRLPAWLLGIAIMVGALTLGNAEFSAQEMKEMIIMASSSPGMRLFIAPIMEGNIGELGPFILLRTSFIIAILVAMMNIQAVVRHTRENEETGCAEMLGSMVVGRYASLASALIVAIGANVLMALLIALALMANDQPAVGSFAAGASFAAFGLVFAGVAAVTTQLSESTRGSSGLASVTLAFAFLLNALGNVLGEVREGGLGFESAWVVWLSPLGWVQQVYAYGENNWWILILFAILFAFLTYGSFILVNRRDVGRGILPARPGPAAASPWLLSPLGLAWRLQRGTLLGWVIPIAVFGIIFGAASQEYASTIEGIELFQNIALSAEYFLFSLISIIAAIIAFYTMQAIMRLRAEEAGGPLESVLATAVSRFHVFSSHIAVSVFGTVALLSLFALSSALAAGLSAGETLDLLKAALFQGAAVMTLAGFVIAAYGLLPRVAGTLSMLVVLVSLLAGAFGDLLNLPEVLQEMSPFSHVAPFPADVTTGSIAALLGIGLVLASIGLVAFRRRDLSL, via the coding sequence ATGAACAATTTCATCGGAACCAAAACTCTTGTTCAACTGGCCCTGCGGCGTGACAGGGTAAGGCTGCCTGCCTGGCTCTTGGGTATAGCCATCATGGTGGGAGCATTAACCCTTGGCAACGCGGAATTTTCCGCCCAGGAAATGAAGGAAATGATAATCATGGCCTCGTCAAGTCCGGGAATGCGTTTATTTATTGCGCCCATCATGGAAGGAAACATCGGTGAGTTAGGTCCCTTTATCCTGTTGCGCACGTCTTTTATTATCGCTATCCTGGTGGCTATGATGAATATTCAGGCAGTGGTGCGGCATACCCGTGAAAATGAAGAAACGGGCTGCGCAGAAATGTTGGGGTCTATGGTGGTGGGACGCTATGCCAGCCTTGCCTCGGCCCTAATCGTAGCTATCGGCGCAAATGTTTTGATGGCCCTTCTGATTGCTTTGGCTCTAATGGCAAACGACCAGCCGGCGGTTGGCTCCTTTGCAGCCGGCGCTTCTTTCGCTGCCTTTGGGTTAGTCTTTGCCGGCGTGGCAGCAGTTACAACCCAGCTTTCGGAAAGTACCCGGGGATCCAGCGGGTTGGCCTCAGTGACCCTGGCCTTCGCCTTTTTGCTTAATGCTCTGGGGAATGTATTAGGAGAAGTAAGAGAAGGGGGGCTGGGTTTTGAAAGTGCCTGGGTAGTCTGGCTGTCACCCTTGGGCTGGGTTCAGCAAGTCTATGCCTACGGTGAAAACAACTGGTGGATTCTGATTCTGTTTGCTATCCTGTTTGCTTTCCTGACTTATGGTTCTTTTATCCTGGTTAACCGCAGGGATGTGGGCAGAGGCATCCTGCCCGCCCGTCCCGGACCCGCTGCTGCATCACCCTGGCTCCTTTCCCCGCTGGGCCTGGCCTGGCGGCTGCAGCGCGGCACGCTTTTGGGCTGGGTTATCCCCATCGCAGTTTTTGGGATCATATTTGGCGCTGCCAGTCAGGAATATGCCTCCACCATTGAGGGGATAGAGCTTTTCCAGAACATTGCCCTTTCAGCGGAGTATTTCCTCTTCTCACTTATAAGCATTATAGCTGCCATTATCGCCTTCTATACCATGCAGGCAATAATGCGGTTGCGGGCAGAGGAAGCGGGTGGCCCGCTGGAATCGGTTCTGGCCACTGCAGTTAGCCGCTTTCATGTCTTCTCCAGCCATATTGCGGTCAGCGTTTTTGGCACCGTCGCCCTCTTGTCATTATTTGCGCTAAGCTCTGCCCTGGCGGCAGGATTATCTGCCGGGGAAACTCTAGACCTGTTAAAAGCAGCCTTGTTCCAAGGCGCGGCGGTTATGACGCTGGCAGGTTTTGTAATTGCAGCATACGGACTGCTGCCCCGCGTGGCAGGTACCTTGTCAATGTTAGTTGTCCTGGTTAGCCTTTTGGCAGGAGCGTTTGGCGACCTGCTCAACTTACCGGAAGTGCTGCAGGAGATGTCCCCGTTTAGCCATGTGGCTCCTTTTCCCGCCGATGTAACAACAGGCTCCATAGCCGCTTTACTTGGCATAGGGTTGGTGTTGGCCTCAATTGGTCTGGTGGCTTTCAGGCGCCGTGATCTTAGCCTGTAG